In Metopolophium dirhodum isolate CAU chromosome 7, ASM1992520v1, whole genome shotgun sequence, one genomic interval encodes:
- the LOC132949126 gene encoding uncharacterized protein LOC132949126 gives MEYDVNSDVDTHKLETSISPIKNHEHTIVGRRILDLAYICQQIKEKDNHDPYGCSFKDMVCVNEKKIGLKSSFAFKCNFCLKTYTIDSESSEANMTDINIAAVAGIMNVGGGFSQLQTMTASLEIPPLSQFVYNKSHDIVCKSFNECALKEMEAAAKEEAQLAVSAGDIDTDGTPLISVVADGSWCKRSYRSTYNSLSGAAAIIGYRTKKVLFLGVKNKYCSICIRSGLGSKEVKEHCCTKNWSDKNGSSGMEAAVIVEGFKQSEPMYGIRYQKLIADGDSSVYKKILEARPYKNLTVQKVECRNHLLRNFCNKLRDITTKKQAGQLAHRKLLSRNILRMRKGIVKAIEYRKKENSVIGLRNDILNVVNHVFGDHSSCSKYFCDITDDNNSNDINYMEKIFSTDRVFIDSVMQPIRYLARHTSSLILNVDSNIVESFNAIIAKLIGGKRVNFALKGSYAGRCAIATVTKNSKRPFYSLHKTILKNSPFKKLPSVKMEITRRDNQFRQNNRLTKNKRFKKKLFGVNDSNASYGENSMKPDMNENEYNIEKLEVIESMKKINV, from the exons ATGGAATATGACGTAAATTCTGATGTTGATACGCACAAGCTAGAAACAAGTATTTCACCTATCAAGAATCATGAACACACTATAGTTGGACGACGAATTTTAGATTTAGCTTATATATGTcaacaaattaaagaaaaagaTAATCACGACCCATACGGTTGCTCATTTAAGGACATGGTTTgtgtcaatgaaaaaaaaattggtttaaaatcATCTTTTGcatttaaatgcaatttttgtcTGAAAACATATACAATTGACTCGGAAAGTTCAGAAGCGAATATGACGGATATAAATATTGCTGCAGTAGCTGGTATAATGAATGTGGGTGGAGGATTTAGTCAGCTTCAAACTATGACCGCTTCTTTGGAAATACCTCCCTTAAGTCAGTTTGTGTACAATAAGTCACATGATATAGTTTGCAAATCATTTAATGAATGTGCTCTTAAAGAAATGGAGGCAGCTGCAAAAGAAGAAGCTCAACTAGCCGTAAGTGCCGGAGACATAGATACTGACGGAACTCCCCTTATTTCAGTAGTTGCAGATGGATCCTGGTGCAAACGGTCTTACAGGTCAACTTACAATTCATTATCAGGCGCT gcTGCAATAATTGGGTATAGAacgaaaaaagttttatttttgggagtaaaaaataaatactgttcaATCTGTATTCGTTCTGGTCTTGGTTCAAAAGAAGTTAAAGAACATTGTTGCACTAAAAATTGGTCGGATAAAAATGGATCGTCGGGTATGGAAGCAGCTGTAATAGTTGAAGGTTTTAAACAAAGTGAACCTATGTATGGTATAAGGTATCAAAAATTGATAGCCGATGGAGACTCAAgcgtatacaaaaaaattttagaagCAAGgccttataaaaatttaactgtacaaAAAGTTGAATGCCGTAACCACCTTCTTCGTAATTTTTGTAACAAACTTAGAGATATAACTACGAAAAAACAAGCAGGTCAATTAGCTCATAGAAAATTGTTATCACGTAATATTCTACGAATGCGAAAAGGTATAGTGAAAGCTATtgaatatagaaaaaaagaaaattcagtTATAGGACTcagaaatgatattttaaatgttgtcaatCATGTTTTCGGTGATCATAGTAgttgctcaaaatatttttgtgacatAACCGACGATAATAATTCAAACGATATTAATTACATGGAAAAAATTTTTAGTACAGATAGAGTGTTTATAGATAGCGTAATGCAACCTATTAGGTATCTTGCTAGACATACTTCAAGCTTGATACTGAATGTTGACAGCAATATAGTTGAATCTTTTAATGCCATTATTGCAAAACTTATAGGAGGGAAAAGAGTGAATTTTGCTCTAAAAGGGTCATACGCTGGACGTTGTGCGATTGCTACAGttactaaaaattctaaaagacCTTTTTATTCTTTGCAcaagacaattttaaaaaatagtccCTTTAAAAAATTGCCATCAGTGAAAATGGAAATAACACGACGAGATAATCAATTTCGTCAAAATAATCGCTTGACGAAAAAtaaaaggtttaaaaaaaaattatttggtgtGAATGACTCAAATGCTTCATATGGAGAAAATTCAATGAAACCAGATATGaatgaaaatgaatataatatagaaaaattggAAGTCATTGAGtccatgaaaaaaataaacgtttaa